In the genome of Raphanus sativus cultivar WK10039 chromosome 4, ASM80110v3, whole genome shotgun sequence, one region contains:
- the LOC108851023 gene encoding patellin-1-like codes for MSFEKIDRLLRDVLRVEESKEEEKTEEKKPAEESKEEEKTEEKKEEETQEEAVKTEEKPSEPAAAAPAETKPEEKEAVPVTTEKASGAEEDGTKTVEAIEESIVSVTPQESAAPVVVETTVVAEAEPVEPEEVSIYGVPLLQDERSDVILLKFLRARDFKVKEALTMLKNTVQWRKENKIDELVEAAGEEASEFEKMVFAHGVDKEGHVVIYSSYGEFQNKELFSDKEKLSKFLNWRIQLQEKCVRALDFSSPDAKSSFVFVSDFRNALGLGKRALWQFIRRAVKQFEDNYPEFATREVCNSCMQCFHYISLESLVAGVPVVAFPQWTDQMTNAKLLEECWRTGVRVVVEKKEGEAAVVESGEIRRCIEEVMEEKKGEEYRKNAARWRDLAAETVREGGSSFNRLRAFADEHM; via the exons ATGAGTTTCGAGAAG ATCGATCGGTTGCTTCGTGACGTATTGCGGGTGGAGGAAtctaaagaagaagagaaaacagaggAGAAGAAACCGGCGGAGGAAtctaaagaagaagagaaaacagaggagaaaaaggaagaagagacaCAAGAAGAAGCCGTCAAGACAGAGGAGAAACCATCAGAACCCGCGGCCGCGGCTCCGGCTGAGACCAAGCCGGAGGAGAAAGAAGCTGTGCCAGTAACCACCGAGAAAGCCTCTGGTGCTGAAGAAGACGGAACCAAGACCGTGGAAGCAATCGAAGAGTCAATCGTCTCCGTCACTCCTCAAGAATCCGCCGCCCCGGTCGTCGTAGAGACCACCGTCGTCGCTGAGGCGGAGCCTGTGGAGCCAGAGGAAGTCTCCATCTATGGAGTTCCTCTCCTCCAAGACGAGAGATCCGACGTGATCCTCCTGAAGTTCCTCCGCGCGAGAGACTTCAAGGTCAAGGAAGCCTTGACGATGCTGAAAAACACAGTCCAGTGGCGCAAGGAAAACAAAATCGACGAGCTCGTCGAAGCCGCGGGAGAAGAGGCCAGCGAGTTCGAGAAGATGGTGTTCGCTCACGGCGTGGACAAGGAAGGTCACGTCGTGATCTACAGCTCCTATGGGGAGTTTCAGAACAAGGAGCTATTCTCCGACAAGGAGAAACTCAGCAAGTTCCTTAACTGGAGGATTCAGCTTCAAGAGAAGTGTGTGAGGGCTCTTGATTTCAGCAGCCCTGACGCTAAATCTTCGTTCGTGTTCGTCAGTGACTTCAGGAACGCTCTTGGACTCGGCAAGAGAGCCTTATGGCAGTTCATCAGACGTGCGGTCAAGCAGTTCGAAGACAACTATCCCGAGTTCGCCACTAGAGAGGTATGTAATAGTTGCATGCAGTGTTTTCATTACATATCGCTGGAGAGCTTGGTGGCGGGAGTTCCGGTGGTTGCGTTTCCGCAGTGGACTGATCAGATGACGAACGCGAAGCTTTTAGAGGAGTGTTGGAGGACAGGTGTGAGGGTGGTGGTGGAAAAGAAGGAAGGGGAAGCAGCTGTGGTGGAGAGCGGGGAGATACGGCGGTGCATTGAGGAAGTGATGGAGGAGAAGAAGGGGGAGGAGTATAGAAAAAACGCGGCGAGGTGGAGAGATTTAGCGGCAGAGACGGTGAGAGAAGGAGGATCATCGTTTAATCGTCTCAGAGCTTTTGCAGATGAGCACATGTGA
- the LOC108852722 gene encoding uncharacterized protein LOC108852722 isoform X2, with the protein MAANRGLIPDDLNLDRLRNLVTSYIERDSETAIPALRRIADLLETEGKESKDLLQLLGLSKDKHPSPTFSGGDEKVALIWNVKTVTLDHTMLGLVVSTLVSLEKLKRIEKCLCDVISDGRVFILTRQFMPQPEVFPVVQVSQSVEREQHVSNAQKLIEFSGEFLDLVGGCSFEELEMDELEEVEDIVRKMESDLEKRAAVEGGEV; encoded by the exons atggcgGCGAACCGAGGTCTGATTCCGGATGATCTCAATCTCGATAGGCTGAGGAACTTAGTTACAAGCTACATTGAG CGCGATTCCGAGACTGCAATTCCGGCATTGAGACGCATAGCTGATTTGCTAGAGACTGAGGGCAAGGAGAGCAAAGATTTGCTTCAGCTTTTGGGTTTATCAAAGGACAAACATCCTTCACCAACTTTCTCGGGAGGAGATGAAAAAGTTGCTT TGATCTGGAATGTCAAGACAGTAACACTGGATCATACTATGCTGGGGCTTGTGGTTAGTACTCTTGTTTCACTGGAGAAACTGAAAAGGATAGAGAAATGCCTCTGCGATGTGATCAGTGATGGAAGGGTGTTCATCCTAACCCGCCAGTTCATGCCACAACCAGAAGTCTTTCCCGTCGTACAAGTCTCCCAGTCTGTGGAGAGGGAACAACACGTCTCCAATGCTCAGAAGTTGATCGAGTTTTCTGGTGAGTTTTTGGATCTGGTAGGTGGTTGTTCTTTTGAAGAATTGGAGATGGATGAGTTGGAAGAAGTAGAGGACATTGTCAGGAAAATGGAATCTGATTTGGAAAAGAGAGCTGCTGTTGAGGGAGGTGAGGTGTAA
- the LOC108852722 gene encoding uncharacterized protein LOC108852722 isoform X1, which translates to MAANRGLIPDDLNLDRLRNLVTSYIERDSETAIPALRRIADLLETEGKESKDLLQLLGLSKDKHPSPTFSGGDEKVALISHLIDFMGVMESDYCMMKTAVVNEGVIFYRLYVGKFRSCLLEKMDELVLQELKAQKIEDLEILIWNVKTVTLDHTMLGLVVSTLVSLEKLKRIEKCLCDVISDGRVFILTRQFMPQPEVFPVVQVSQSVEREQHVSNAQKLIEFSGEFLDLVGGCSFEELEMDELEEVEDIVRKMESDLEKRAAVEGGEV; encoded by the exons atggcgGCGAACCGAGGTCTGATTCCGGATGATCTCAATCTCGATAGGCTGAGGAACTTAGTTACAAGCTACATTGAG CGCGATTCCGAGACTGCAATTCCGGCATTGAGACGCATAGCTGATTTGCTAGAGACTGAGGGCAAGGAGAGCAAAGATTTGCTTCAGCTTTTGGGTTTATCAAAGGACAAACATCCTTCACCAACTTTCTCGGGAGGAGATGAAAAAGTTGCTTTGATCTCTCATCTGATTGACTTCATGGGTGTAATGGAGTCTGACTACTGTATGATGAAGACGGCTGTGGTAAACGAGGGTGTGATCTTTTATAGACTTTATGTGGGCAAGTTCAGATCGTGTTTGTTGGAGAAGATGGATGAGCTGGTTCTTCAAGAGCTCAAGGCTCAAAAGATTGAAGATTTGGAGATTCTGATCTGGAATGTCAAGACAGTAACACTGGATCATACTATGCTGGGGCTTGTGGTTAGTACTCTTGTTTCACTGGAGAAACTGAAAAGGATAGAGAAATGCCTCTGCGATGTGATCAGTGATGGAAGGGTGTTCATCCTAACCCGCCAGTTCATGCCACAACCAGAAGTCTTTCCCGTCGTACAAGTCTCCCAGTCTGTGGAGAGGGAACAACACGTCTCCAATGCTCAGAAGTTGATCGAGTTTTCTGGTGAGTTTTTGGATCTGGTAGGTGGTTGTTCTTTTGAAGAATTGGAGATGGATGAGTTGGAAGAAGTAGAGGACATTGTCAGGAAAATGGAATCTGATTTGGAAAAGAGAGCTGCTGTTGAGGGAGGTGAGGTGTAA
- the LOC108853861 gene encoding uncharacterized protein LOC108853861 has protein sequence MYRDKKGEAFVSDCRSKLYEMVDDPSTDSIVSWSESGKSFIVWDDVEFRKALLLPGGCLGYLGFSQSQSQSHEQCEYACPYFMRGQPDLKPSQDDLIRKIETDNNKGLDSSNDDGLIRFSSLSCYQEMARLAKKERPPSSSIRCPPPLFIRDVYDMLDDPTVDSVVSWSESGKSFVVWNESKFLGDVLPSRLPFNYKDMTSLTTQFHAIGYNKVEESEHWEYASDYLVRGQLPPPKDKSPCTPGGLMITPELARLIERSFACSQTIS, from the exons ATGTATCGTGACAAAAAGGGAGAAGCCTTTGTCTCTGATTGCCGAAGTAAATTGTATGAGATGGTGGATGATCCTTCAACAGATTCAATAGTTTCGTGGAGCGAGAGCGGGAAGAGTTTCATCGTTTGGGATGACGTGGAGTTTAGAAAAGCTCTTCTTCTTCCCGGAGGGTGCCTTGGATACTTGGGCTTTTCACAATCTCAATCTCAATCTCATGAGCAATGCGAATACGCATGCCCTTATTTTATGAGAGGCCAGCCTGACCTTAAACCGTCACAAGACGACCTCATTAGAAAGATTGAGACCGACAACAAcaag GGCTTGGACAGTAGCAATGATGATGGACTTATTCGCTTTAGCAGCCTTTCTTGCTACCAAGAGATGGCTAGGCTTGCCAAGAAGGAGCGTCCCCCTTCCTCATCAATTCGATGCCCTCCCCCCCTTTTCATCAGAGACGTGTACGATATGTTGGATGATCCTACAGTTGATTCAGTTGTCTCGTGGAGTGAGAGCGGCAAGAGTTTCGTCGTTTGGAATGAATCTAAGTTCCTCGGAGATGTTCTTCCTAGTCGCTTACCCTTCAATTACAAAGATATGACATCCCTCACCACCCAGTTTCATGCCATTGGCTATAATAAAGTTGAAGAATCTGAGCATTGGGAATACGCATCCGATTATTTGGTGAGAGGTCAGCTCCCCCCTCCTAAGGATAAATCCCCATGCACTCCTGGGGGTCTTATGATTACTCCAGAACTTGCCAGACTCATCGAGAGATCCTTTGCTTGCTCGCAAACAATAAGCTAG